The Blautia obeum ATCC 29174 region CTTCCTTTGCCCTTTTTTGTATAATAAATATCACCAAAGCGCCAATGATAATAGTTTCTTACATCAGTGTCCAGCATTTCCTTCAGACAGGCGGATGCTGCGATCACTTTATTTATAATATGAATAGTGGCAGTTGTTGTCATAACCAGTGCTGCTGCAGTCAGCAGACGTTTGCTGTGTTTCTTCATGTTCTACCTCCCTTTTTCCATCACCTGAATATCTATATTATACGATAAAAAAGGTCTTTTTACAATCTATAACAGAGAAAGAAGTTTCTCTACATCTTCCATTCTGGTTGCCCAGCTGGTTGCAAATCGGACTACCGTATGTGTATCATCCTTCTTCTCCCAGAAGCTGAACTGGACATCTTTTTTTAATTCTTCCATCTTACGGTTCTCCAGAACTACAAACTGCTGATTAGTAGGTGAATCTATGTAAAATGTATATCCTTTTTCTTTCAGGCCCTCTTTAAGAACGGCGGCTGTTTCGATAGCATTTTTACCAATTTCAAGATAAAGATCATCTGTAAAAAGCGCATCAAACTGCACCCCCGTAAGTCTGCCTTTTGCAAGCAGGGCTCCATGCTGTTTGACTCTTGTAAGAAAATGCTTTGGCATACTGTCTCCGGTAAACACAACAGCTTCTCCGCATAAAGCACCCGCCTTGGTTCCTCCGATATAAAATACATCACAGAGTTTCGCAATGTCCTGTAAAGTCACATCTGTTTCTTTGCTGACCAGTCCATAGATCAGTCTGGCCCCATCCATAAAAAGCGGAAGCTTATATTCTCTGCACACTGCTGAAATTTCTGTCAGTTCTTTCTTTGTATACAGGGTTCCATACTCTGTTGGATGGGAAATATAAACCAATCCCGGAAATACCATATGCTCATGATTCTCATCTCCGTAAAAAGTCTCAACCAGATTCTTAAGATCCGCCACACGGATCTTGCCATTCTTTTCCGGAAGTGTCAGGACTTTATGACCGGTAAATTCAATCGCACCGGCTTCATGTGTACTGACATGTCCCGTCTGAGCCGCTACAACGCCCTCATACGGCTGTAACATCGTATCAATGACAATCTGATTGGTCTGCGTGCCGCCTGTCAGTAAAAAGACTTCTGCGTCCTCACAGCCACATGCCTTCTTGATCTTTTCTTTTGCTTCTTCACAGTAATGGTCGGTTCCATATCCAGGAAGCTGCTCCATATTGGTATCGATCAGGTGCTGAAGGACTTTTTCGTGTGCCCCTTCTGAATAATCATTTACAAAATATAACATCTCTGATTCCTCGCTTATTATAAAATCGACTCTATTTTATCACCAGGAAGATTTTTTTACCACTAACAAACAAAAAAATACCCCGCGAGCAACTCGCGGGGCAGGTTCGTATAAATTTAATTTTCTTCTGTAACTGTATCGGATGTACTTTCTTCGGCATCTTCCGTATCCGGATTCACCATCTTCTGATAAGCTTCATCCAGATCTTTTACATTCATCTTGTTCACCAGATAAACTTTATCCTCAACTACCGCCGCATAGAAGTTTGTATCATATTCATAATACTTCACCGTAGTTTCCTTTCCGTCTTTATCTTTAAAGATAAAGATATATGCCGGATCTCCTTCTGGAGTATACTCCTCAGTAAGACGTTCCTGTGCGGTCATGTTGATGAGTTTATTGTAGAAAGTCGTGAATGTGGATTCATCGAGGTCTTCGCCATCTAACTTGTAAGTTGTTGTAGTAGTCTCTTCCTCATCATCAGAAGAACTTTCATCAGAGGAGTCTGTATCTGTGGTATCTTCATCTTCTGCCTTTACGGTTTCCGTTACAATGTTTATTGTATGATCTCCGTCTGCGCTCTGTACTTCCAGGGAATCCAGATCATTAACCGATACATAGCTTACTGTCAGGTTGTAGAAATCAGACATTGTACTGTCGAGGATATCTGTCAGAGAATCTTTCGTGATCGTGTAAACTTCTTTGCTGTCATCTACTTTCACATAACGGTCATCGCCGGTCTCATCTCCCACATAAATGGTAAGCGTCTTCTCTACCTTCTGTGTTTCCTGTTCATCCTCGGTATACTTCACAGTGATAACTGCATACGGATCGTCAAATCCATACTTGGAATCGTCGGTGCAGTTATAATCTACAAATTTATCGTATGCCAGAGATCCGACTGCAGATGTTACAGTTCCTGCTTTTGTAGTATCTGCCTTCTCTGTAGTTTTACCATCAGACACATTCCAGAACAGATTGTCTGCATCCTGTGTAAGCTCATAACTATTCTCTTTATCTACTTTAACATCTGTGATCGTAGCTGATGTTACGGACGGGAATGTTCCACTCTCTGCGAAATCATATAAAGTTCCCATAAATGGCTCTATTGATGTACTGGATACCAGATAAACATTATTATCGTCATCTGCTTTCTTCACATAATACTGATTATTTGAAGATTCCATACCGACTTCAAGAGTCGTATCACCATCTGCAGTTGTCAGCGTAATCGTATTCTGTGGAGAATCCAGATCATACTGACTCATATCTTCCACATCGGAAATCTCCTGGTCAGCAGTCAGGGATGCAACTCCCTTGACTGCACTGTCAACCGTGTCCTGATTCACCGGAAAATTCGCATCAGATTTTTCTGTCCAGCTATCATCTTTTTTATCAAATTCTACTTCATTCTGGTCTGCGGTAAATGAAACTGCTGTTATATCATCTGCCTCCAGACTTACCAAATCTACGCTTGTGTCATTCTCTTCAGTTTCTTTCTCTTCCTGTGAGGTAACATAAAAGTTTACGCCTTCATACGCTGCACACAGCACTCCCAATACGACTACTGCCGAAACCAGTTTGACTGTTTTTTTCTTCATTTATGCCTTTCTCCTTTTCAGCCATACCATAAATCCCATTACCAGGAAGACTACCGGGATGATTCCCATTACCATGATCTTCCAGAAGCTTACATCATAAGCAGTCAGTGTCAGATAGGAAATCTGCAGGTTTTTAGATGGAACAGAAATTGTTGATGTCTCATCCGAGCTGCACATCCAGCTCAGAGAACTCATGATCATCTGTTCATTTCCACCGGATACCATCTGGTTGATCTGGCTGTCCATCAGATTTGAAGAAGTATAATAAACGATCTGTGTCTCTTTGTCATCATCCAATGTTTCTGTAATACTTACACCAAGATCAAACGGACCATCAATATCATCATCGGTTTTTTCAATCGTTCCACTATTGACATCCACTTTGGAATAAGCACTGTCAGAAGTTGTCAGAAGACTGTTGATCGTAACGGTATCTCTGACATCATCTGTCTTCTTGATTCCCTGTGCATAAGGCATCAGAACATAATAACCTTTGGATGCAAAATCAGAGACTGCATCGGTGCTGTTGACTGTCGGTACCAGATAATAAGGCATCTGCGCATAATGCTGTGAATCGCCTTCAATTACAACACCCTCTGTTCTCTCTACTCCATAGTTCTTGAGAACCGCATCAAAATTATCCATGGATTCTTCTGTATAATCAGAGAAGATCATAGCTTTTCCGCCATTTTCAAGATAATCAATGATCGCATCTTTCTCAGATTCGGAAATATCGGAAGTTGGTGCGTTGATTAGCAGGCACGCAGCATCATCCGGGACACTTTCTTCTGTGATCAGGTTCAGAGATTTAATATCAATATTTGCTTTCTGGATATCTTCCTGAAGAGTAGAATCCAGGTCTTTTTCACCATGTCCATCCAGTGTATAAAGAACCGGAAGGTCTTCGGAAGTTACATAGGAAATAGCACTGTCGATCTGTCCTTCTCCATCGAATCCTGTCGTTGTGGACTGATACGTATTATAATCAATCGAAGATTCATAAATACTGCTGTAATTTACAACTTTGCTTCTGTCACCACATACCACGATCAGACTGTTTGCAGCAACATCATCACTGGTATATTCTGACGTAAATTTCGGATTTACAACAGGATCTTTCTGTTCTACTTTAATATGATCTGATCCTTCTTCATATTTCTCAA contains the following coding sequences:
- a CDS encoding threonine aldolase family protein, which gives rise to MLYFVNDYSEGAHEKVLQHLIDTNMEQLPGYGTDHYCEEAKEKIKKACGCEDAEVFLLTGGTQTNQIVIDTMLQPYEGVVAAQTGHVSTHEAGAIEFTGHKVLTLPEKNGKIRVADLKNLVETFYGDENHEHMVFPGLVYISHPTEYGTLYTKKELTEISAVCREYKLPLFMDGARLIYGLVSKETDVTLQDIAKLCDVFYIGGTKAGALCGEAVVFTGDSMPKHFLTRVKQHGALLAKGRLTGVQFDALFTDDLYLEIGKNAIETAAVLKEGLKEKGYTFYIDSPTNQQFVVLENRKMEELKKDVQFSFWEKKDDTHTVVRFATSWATRMEDVEKLLSLL
- a CDS encoding DUF4340 domain-containing protein, which produces MKKKTVKLVSAVVVLGVLCAAYEGVNFYVTSQEEKETEENDTSVDLVSLEADDITAVSFTADQNEVEFDKKDDSWTEKSDANFPVNQDTVDSAVKGVASLTADQEISDVEDMSQYDLDSPQNTITLTTADGDTTLEVGMESSNNQYYVKKADDDNNVYLVSSTSIEPFMGTLYDFAESGTFPSVTSATITDVKVDKENSYELTQDADNLFWNVSDGKTTEKADTTKAGTVTSAVGSLAYDKFVDYNCTDDSKYGFDDPYAVITVKYTEDEQETQKVEKTLTIYVGDETGDDRYVKVDDSKEVYTITKDSLTDILDSTMSDFYNLTVSYVSVNDLDSLEVQSADGDHTINIVTETVKAEDEDTTDTDSSDESSSDDEEETTTTTYKLDGEDLDESTFTTFYNKLINMTAQERLTEEYTPEGDPAYIFIFKDKDGKETTVKYYEYDTNFYAAVVEDKVYLVNKMNVKDLDEAYQKMVNPDTEDAEESTSDTVTEEN
- a CDS encoding GldG family protein → MKFTEKLKAKKADKIENPAKETAKKEKKPLKQKIKDSMNKKYIKNGSYSVVISAVFIVIVLVVNMIVGSLPSKYTEVDVSAQKLYSITDDTKNFLKKLDKDVTIYQVVQSGSEDETIKKLLEKYEEGSDHIKVEQKDPVVNPKFTSEYTSDDVAANSLIVVCGDRSKVVNYSSIYESSIDYNTYQSTTTGFDGEGQIDSAISYVTSEDLPVLYTLDGHGEKDLDSTLQEDIQKANIDIKSLNLITEESVPDDAACLLINAPTSDISESEKDAIIDYLENGGKAMIFSDYTEESMDNFDAVLKNYGVERTEGVVIEGDSQHYAQMPYYLVPTVNSTDAVSDFASKGYYVLMPYAQGIKKTDDVRDTVTINSLLTTSDSAYSKVDVNSGTIEKTDDDIDGPFDLGVSITETLDDDKETQIVYYTSSNLMDSQINQMVSGGNEQMIMSSLSWMCSSDETSTISVPSKNLQISYLTLTAYDVSFWKIMVMGIIPVVFLVMGFMVWLKRRKA